A window of Dissulfurirhabdus thermomarina contains these coding sequences:
- a CDS encoding HlyD family secretion protein: MNLQRIKKTFQANGRRIATWVLVAAAVALAAGAVRFVLHRMAYAVTDAVFVRTDSLTPVAFDRVSGRIARVLKREGDLVRAGEALALLDDTVYRLAVKRLAAELAGAEAEKAAQETRLARIRKAVDLAVRIAQGRVTELSRREAALRARVAAIDAEIEQLARDRARFDALLEAEVVARRRAEDVATRLKARRAERRAAAAEAEAVRAAMATARREVQRAENERLQVREAEKALQALEEKVKALTAALAAARDDLAQCVLKSPMDGRVAKRYLAAGAQASPKRAVFALVDPRDLYVVALLEENKLRGVTPGAPAVVRIDAFPGETYRGEVEAVLPASAATFALAPRDISAGEFTKVAQRIPVRIRLTGGDLSRLRVGLGGEVEIRRR, from the coding sequence ATGAACCTCCAACGGATCAAGAAGACCTTCCAGGCAAACGGGCGGCGGATCGCCACATGGGTCCTCGTGGCCGCCGCAGTGGCACTGGCGGCCGGGGCCGTCCGCTTCGTCCTCCACCGGATGGCCTACGCCGTCACCGACGCCGTCTTCGTCCGGACCGACAGCCTCACCCCCGTGGCCTTCGACCGGGTCAGCGGCCGGATCGCCCGGGTCCTGAAGCGCGAGGGCGACCTCGTCCGCGCCGGCGAGGCCCTGGCCCTCCTGGACGACACCGTCTACCGGCTGGCCGTCAAACGGCTGGCCGCCGAGCTGGCCGGGGCCGAGGCCGAAAAGGCCGCCCAGGAGACCCGGCTCGCCCGCATCCGGAAGGCGGTGGACCTGGCCGTCCGCATCGCCCAGGGGCGGGTCACGGAGCTGTCCCGCCGCGAGGCGGCCCTGCGGGCCCGGGTGGCGGCCATCGACGCCGAGATCGAGCAGCTCGCCCGCGACCGCGCGCGCTTCGACGCCCTCCTCGAGGCCGAGGTGGTGGCCCGCCGCCGCGCCGAGGACGTGGCCACCCGGCTCAAGGCCAGGCGGGCCGAGCGCCGCGCCGCCGCGGCAGAGGCCGAAGCCGTCCGGGCGGCCATGGCCACCGCCCGCCGGGAGGTCCAACGGGCGGAGAACGAGCGGCTCCAGGTCCGCGAGGCCGAAAAGGCCCTCCAGGCCCTCGAGGAGAAGGTCAAGGCCCTCACCGCGGCCCTGGCCGCCGCCCGGGACGACCTCGCCCAGTGCGTCCTCAAGAGCCCCATGGATGGACGGGTGGCCAAGCGGTACCTCGCCGCCGGCGCCCAGGCCTCGCCCAAACGCGCGGTCTTCGCCCTGGTGGACCCCCGGGACCTCTACGTGGTGGCCCTCCTCGAGGAGAACAAGCTCCGCGGGGTGACCCCGGGGGCGCCGGCGGTGGTCCGAATCGACGCCTTCCCGGGCGAGACCTACCGGGGCGAGGTGGAGGCGGTCCTCCCCGCCTCGGCGGCCACCTTCGCCCTGGCGCCCCGGGACATCTCCGCCGGGGAGTTCACCAAGGTCGCCCAGCGGATCCCGGTTCGGATCCGGCTCACCGGGGGCGACCTCTCCCGCCTCCGGGTGGGCCTCGGGGGCGAGGTGGAGATCCGCCGGAGATGA
- a CDS encoding TetR/AcrR family transcriptional regulator → MAAPSRSRTDILEAAVPLFARDGYNGVSMRRLAETAGLTPAALYHHFPDKEALYLAAVRHAFEGKARELAAPLDLDIPPRRRLRAFLRRFAEVTAADPDFRRLVHREILEGDEARLRLLAERVFGGLFARIMALAGELAPGFDPHLLAVSLVALVAHHYETAPLRAFLPGARPEHDDPAVVARHVGRLLLGGIAPPDAPERLRTA, encoded by the coding sequence ATGGCCGCCCCTTCCCGCAGCCGAACGGACATCCTCGAGGCCGCCGTCCCCCTCTTCGCCCGCGACGGCTACAACGGCGTCTCCATGCGGCGCCTGGCCGAGACGGCGGGACTGACGCCGGCCGCCCTCTACCACCACTTCCCCGACAAGGAGGCCCTGTACCTGGCCGCGGTGCGCCACGCCTTCGAGGGGAAGGCCCGGGAGCTGGCCGCCCCCCTCGACCTCGACATCCCGCCCCGCCGGCGCCTCCGGGCCTTCCTCCGGCGCTTCGCCGAGGTGACCGCCGCCGACCCCGACTTCCGCCGCCTCGTCCACCGGGAGATCCTCGAGGGCGACGAGGCGCGGCTCCGGCTGCTCGCCGAGCGGGTCTTCGGCGGCCTCTTCGCGCGGATCATGGCCCTGGCGGGCGAACTCGCCCCGGGCTTCGACCCGCACCTGCTCGCCGTGTCCCTGGTGGCCCTGGTGGCCCACCACTACGAGACCGCGCCGCTCCGGGCCTTCCTCCCCGGCGCCCGGCCCGAACACGACGACCCGGCCGTGGTGGCGCGGCACGTCGGCCGACTCCTCCTCGGGGGGATCGCCCCCCCGGATGCACCCGAAAGGCTCCGCACGGCATGA
- a CDS encoding TolC family protein — MKHPLPPRRGRKPPVLALLLALLVPAGIPGPAGAAPPPGDANATLTLEAAVAKALADNAAVRRAAELERAQAEALRSARADLLPSLSASYTFTGLKDAPYVVFGGLEVPMGDRNQYRWDVTLRQPIFTGFALVTRRRIAELGLAGRRVERAQAEMEITKSVKVAYYRILLARRQVRVAEEAVEQLAAHERTASRFYDQGLIPRNDLLKARVALAEARQDAVRARRTLALAKADLNRLLRLPIDAPTRVAELEAPPLRGFDLAALQEEAVRKRPELKALRLAVRRAALGVTLARSRYWPRVSLAASYERTGQGPLTEANDYGNPYNASVLVRAEWDLFDWGKRGAEAARAEHERNALDERLAEVEDAVRMEVKQAGLDLEVARTNIRTAEAALAQARENFRLTRLRYENQLATSTDVLDAQTFLTRAETHYYAARYGYLTALAELEQAVGRPLPE, encoded by the coding sequence ATGAAGCACCCTCTGCCGCCGCGCCGGGGCCGGAAGCCCCCGGTCCTCGCCCTCCTCCTCGCGCTGCTCGTCCCGGCCGGGATCCCCGGCCCGGCCGGGGCGGCGCCCCCGCCCGGGGACGCAAACGCCACCCTCACCCTGGAGGCGGCCGTCGCCAAGGCCCTGGCGGACAACGCGGCCGTCCGCCGCGCCGCCGAGTTGGAGCGGGCCCAGGCCGAGGCCCTCCGCAGCGCCCGGGCCGACCTCCTCCCCAGCCTCTCCGCCTCCTACACCTTCACCGGCCTCAAGGACGCCCCCTACGTGGTCTTCGGCGGCCTCGAGGTCCCCATGGGAGACCGGAACCAGTACCGCTGGGACGTGACGCTCCGGCAGCCGATCTTCACGGGGTTCGCCCTGGTCACCCGCCGACGGATCGCCGAGCTGGGCCTCGCCGGCCGCCGGGTGGAGCGGGCCCAGGCCGAGATGGAGATCACCAAATCGGTGAAGGTCGCCTACTACCGTATCCTCCTCGCCCGGCGCCAGGTCCGCGTGGCCGAGGAGGCCGTGGAACAACTCGCCGCCCACGAGCGGACGGCCTCCCGGTTCTACGACCAGGGCCTCATCCCCAGAAACGACCTCCTCAAGGCCCGAGTCGCCCTGGCCGAGGCCCGCCAGGACGCGGTCCGGGCCCGGCGGACCCTCGCCCTGGCCAAGGCCGACCTCAACCGCCTCCTCCGCCTCCCCATCGACGCCCCCACCCGGGTGGCGGAGCTCGAGGCGCCGCCGCTTCGGGGCTTCGACCTGGCCGCCCTCCAGGAAGAGGCCGTCCGAAAACGACCCGAGCTCAAGGCCCTGCGCCTGGCCGTGCGGCGGGCGGCCCTGGGCGTCACCCTGGCCCGGAGCCGCTACTGGCCCCGGGTCAGCCTGGCCGCCTCGTACGAGCGCACCGGGCAAGGCCCCCTCACCGAGGCCAACGACTACGGCAACCCCTACAACGCCAGCGTCCTGGTCCGGGCCGAGTGGGATCTCTTCGACTGGGGAAAGCGCGGCGCCGAGGCCGCCAGGGCCGAGCACGAGCGAAACGCCCTGGACGAGCGCCTCGCCGAGGTGGAAGACGCCGTCCGGATGGAGGTGAAGCAGGCCGGGCTCGACCTCGAGGTGGCCCGGACCAACATCCGCACAGCGGAGGCGGCGCTGGCCCAGGCCCGGGAGAACTTCCGCCTCACCCGGCTCCGCTACGAGAACCAGCTCGCCACCTCCACCGACGTCCTCGACGCCCAGACCTTCCTCACCCGGGCCGAGACCCACTACTACGCCGCCCGGTACGGCTACCTCACGGCGCTGGCCGAGCTGGAGCAGGCCGTGGGCCGGCCCCTGCCGGAGTAG